The Setaria viridis chromosome 6, Setaria_viridis_v4.0, whole genome shotgun sequence genome contains a region encoding:
- the LOC117862177 gene encoding uncharacterized protein, producing the protein MSGLLPSRRHLSYASASAASLSELTSLIAAGRFHRSVDLAKSLLLSSHPPAANVPDIYHALAAAADDDCRGDLPSHSFLCDASSALVVASARLRQPDGALRLLSLLASAGNGADAGAARAPLPSLSSCNLLLESLLSLGRHADARAAFGVLVAAGARPDTFAWNKAIQASVAAGDLDEAAGMLRRMGRDEGAPPPDAFSYNVVIAGLWRAGKGDDALKMFDVMAERGVAPNRITYNTMIDGHVKGGDLEAGFRLRDQMLHAGPKPNVVTYNVLLSGLCRAGRMDGTRALLDEMASHRLVPDGFTYSILFDGITRNGDSRTMLSLFGESLKKGIMIGAYTCSILLNGLCKEGKAAKAEQVLEMLVHTGLIPTRVIYNTLINGYCQIRDLQGAFSIFEQMKSRHIRPDYITYNAIINGLCKAEMVTKAEDLVMEMEKSGVDPSVETFNTLIDAYGRGGQLEKCLIVLSDMQEKGIKSNVVSFGSVVNAFCKNGKIQEAVAILDDMVHKDVLPNAQVYNSIIDAYIESGAIEQAFVLAEKMKNSGVCASIVTYNLLLKGLCKSSQIDEAEQLICNLTDHGLRPDVVSYNTIISACCNKGDTDRALELHQEMHKYGIKPTLRTYHTLLSALGSSGRVHDMESLYRQMLHKNVEPSSSIYSIMVDTYARCGNELKMESLKKEMSEKGIVIDDTERTNCELDRSIASPV; encoded by the coding sequence ATGTCtggcctcctcccctcccgccgccacctctcctacgcctccgcctccgcggcctcTCTCAGCGAGCTCACCtccctcatcgccgccggccgcttcCACCGCTCCGTCGACCTCGCCAaatccctcctcctctcctcccatcCCCCCGCAGCCAATGTCCCCGACATCTAccacgccctcgccgccgccgccgacgacgactgTCGTGGTGACCTTCCCTCTCACTCCTTTCTCTGCGATGCCTCCTCCGCCCTCGTCGTCGCCTCCGCGCGCCTCCGCCAACCCGACGGCGCGCTCCGCCTGCTCTCCCTTCTCGCCAGCGCGGGCaacggcgccgacgccggcgccgcgcgcgcgccgctgccGTCCCTCTCATCCTGCAACCTCCTCCTCGagtccctcctctccctcggcCGCCACGCCGACGCGCGCGCCGCGTTCGGCGTCCTCGTGGCCGCCGGGGCGCGCCCGGACACCTTCGCGTGGAACAAGGCCATCCAGGCCTCCGTCGCGGCGGGGGACCTCGATGAGGCCGCCGGCATGCTGCGGCGGATGGGCCGCGACGAAGGGGCGCCTCCGCCCGACGCGTTCTCGTACAACGTGGTCATCGCGGGGCTGTGGAGGGCGGGGAAGGGTGACGACGCCCTCAAGATGTTCGATGTAATGGCGGAGAGGGGAGTCGCGCCGAATAGGATCACATACAACACAATGATCGATGGGCATGTCAAGGGCGGGGACCTGGAGGCTGGTTTCAGGCTGCGGGATCAGATGCTCCATGCTGGCCCAAAGCCCAATGTGGTCACTTACAATGTGCTGCTATCAGGGCTGTGCCGTGCTGGTAGGATGGACGGGACGAGAGCATTGTTGGATGAGATGGCATCACATAGATTGGTGCCGGACGGTTTCACATACAGCATTTTGTTTGATGGTATCACGAGAAATGGAGATTCACGGACCATGCTATCTTTGTTTGGCGAGTCTTTGAAGAAAGGTATCATGATTGGGGCTTACACTTGCAGCATCTTGCTGAATGGTCTGTGCAAAGAGGGAAAGGCTGCAAAGGCAGAACAGGTGTTGGAGATGTTGGTGCACACAGGACTGATCCCAACACGAGTGATCTACAACACTCTAATAAACGGTTATTGTCAGATTCGGGACCTTCAAGGGGCCTTCTCCATCTTTGAGCAGATGAAATCACGTCACATTAGGCCAGATTACATCACCTACAATGCAATAATAAATGGTTTGTGTAAGGCAGAGATGGTGACCAAAGCAGAGGATTtggtgatggagatggagaagagTGGAGTGGATCCGAGTGTGGAAACCTTCAATACACTGATTGACGCTTATGGGAGGGGTGGGCAACTCGAGAAATGTCTCATTGTTCTATCTGATATGCAAGAGAAGGGTATAAAGTCAAATGTTGTCTCTTTTGGTTCAGTTGTCAATGCTTTTTGCAAGAATGGAAAAATCCAGGAAGCTGTAGCAATCTTGGATGACATGGTACACAAAGATGTTTTGCCAAATGCACAGGTTTACAACTCAATCATTGATGCTTATATAGAGTCTGGTGCCATTGAGCAGGCTTTTGTTCTTGCTGAGAAGATGAAGAATAGTGGAGTATGTGCAAGTATAGTTACCTACAATTTGTTGTTAAAAGGCCTTTGCAAAAGTTCACAAATAGATGAAGCTGAACAATTGATCTGCAACTTAACAGATCATGGGCTAAGACCTGATGTTGTCAGCTACAATACTATAATATCAGCATGCTGTAACAAGGGTGATACTGATAGAGCATTGGAGCTTCACCAAGAAATGCACAAGTATGGCATCAAACCTACACTGAGAACATACCATACACTTCTTAGTGCATTGGGTAGTTCAGGGAGAGTACATGATATGGAAAGTCTGTATCGGCAAATGTTGCACAAGAACGTGGAGCCTAGCAGTAGCATATATAGCATCATGGTTGATACCTATGCAAGATGTGGCAATGAATTAAAGATGGAATCTCTTAAGAAAGAAATGTCAGAGAAAGGAATCGTCATTGATGACACAGAAAGAACTAACTGTGAGCTAGATAGGAGTATAGCAAGTCCAGTTTGA